DNA from Polaribacter sp. NJDZ03:
TAAATTTTCTGGCAACATTCAAATAGGTTTAAATGATAGAATTGCCTTTGTAAAGAATTTGTTTGATGGTAGTCAAGAAGATTTTAACAGAGTAGTTTCTCAATTAAATACGTACGGAACAGAAAAAGAAGCGTTAAAGTTTATAAATAAAATGGTGAAACCAGATTACGACTGGTCTACTCAACAAGAATTAGAAGCTCGTTTTATAGAAATTGTAGAACGTAAATTTGTATAAAAATATTTAAAAGTAGCGCAGTTAGTCATTTTATAAAAACTGAAGTCTTTCTGCGCTATATTTTAACCAATTAAACCTAGAAAATAAAAACAACTCTTGAAACCAATTTTAATACATACACATTTTCATAAAAGAAGAACCGGAGTTACTAGAAGTATAGAAAATGTGCTGCCTTTTTTTAATAAAGAATATGAGACTTATATTTATGGTTATAATGTTGAAGGAGAGAAAATTACGACATCAAGATTAAGAAAACTTCTTTTTTCTGATCGAGAAGTTGTTGTGCATTGTCATAGAAATAATGAAATAATGAGAATGTTATTTCTACGTTTTTTAGGCGCAAAATTCACCTTAATAGCTACACGGCATGCAGAAACTACCCCGTCTGGTTTAACTTTAAAATTATTAAAAAAAGCAGATAAAGTGGTAACGCTCATAGAAAGTATGAGTAAAAACTTAGGTATAAAAAATACCATTGTTGGTCATGGAGTAAATGTTAATTTGTTTTCTCCTAAAAAGAATGTCACTCTAAAAAACATTCAACAAGAAAATATTATTTTATGTGCTGGGAGAGTTCGTAAAGCAAAAGGGCAAGTTGTTTTATTAGAAGCAGCAAAAGTTTTAAAAGAACATAAAAATTGGGCGTTGGTAATTGTTGGTAAAATAGATAAACCTGCTTTTTTAGAGGAGTTAAAAACAATTTCTAAAAAGCATCATATTGCAGGTCAAGTGTATTTTGTAGATGAAACATCAGAGATTGTCTCTTATTACCAAGCTTCAAAAATAGCAGTAGTTCCTAGTTTTTCAGAAGGATTTTCTTTAGTAACTGCAGAAGCAATGTCTTGTGGCTGTTCTGTAATTGCAACTAAAAATGTTGGAGTTCACTCTTCATTAATACATAGTAATAAAAACGGTTATTTGGTTGAAGCAGGTAATATTTCTGAATTAGAAATGCTTTTATCTAAATCATTAAAGAATGAAATTCCTCTTTTAGGGAAAGAAGCACGAGAAGAAATTATAAAAAATTGGAGTGCACAAAAAGAAGCAGAAAACTTAATGGCAATCTATAAAAAAATATAGATTTATATGCTTTAAAAGAAGCTGTAAAAATAGTATTTGTAACAAACGTAGTTGGTAGTCGTCTAAATTTAAAACCTACTAACATGAAACATTTAGCAACAATTCTATTTGCATTTTTTATTACAGCAGTTTCAGCTCAAGAAGCTAAATTCGAAAACTTTTACAATTCAAATAACGAAAAATCTACTTTTTCAATTAATTTATCCGCTTCATTGGCAGGTTCATTTTTAGATAGTGAAAACGATGACGATTTAATGAACATTATTAGAAAATCGAGCGATTTTAAATTGATGATTTTTAATAATGAAGACAGCAATCTTTCAAAAGACTTTAGAAAGTTTAGCAGAAAAAACAACCTAAAAACACTGGCAAGAGTAAAAGAAAACGGTAGTAAAGCCGAATTATTTTTTATAGAGAAAGGTAACTACATCAGAGAAATAATTATAAGAGCCAACAGCGATTCAGATAAAATGGTGCTTTTTGGCTTAAAAACTAAAATTACACACGATGAACTAGCAGCTATGATTTCTTCTTCTGATGTAAAGTATTCATCAAATTAAAAAACAATAAAAAAGCTACTGTCTAAGAGGGGTAAATCTTGTCATACTGAGCTTGTTTCAGTATCTTAAGTTTCTGAAATTCAATATCCATAAGAATCTGAAATAAATTCAGATTGACAAAAAAAGAGAAGATTTTAACCAATCTTCTCTTTTAAAGTTTCAATTACTTTCTTACTATTTCCAATAAAAATTTCATTATCAACAATAAAAACCGGACGCTTTAAAAACGTGTATTCATCTAAAAGAAACTGTTTATAATCTGCTTCAGACAAAACCTGGTTTTTCAAATCCATAGATTTATACAATTTTGCACGCTTGTTAAAAAGAGCTTCGTAACTACCAGAAAGTGTGTACATTTCTTCTAATTGAGCTGCGGTAATGTTGTTTGCTTTAATTTCTTGTCGTTCAAAACCATCGGTATTTACCTCTTTTAAAATTCTTCGGCAAGTATCACAAGTTTGTAAAAAATAGACTTTCTTCATTTTTATGGATTATATTTACAGTTCCAAAATTACACAAAAAAATGAACATACAATTCGATCTTTTAAGAACATCTCGCACACTAGTTTTAAAGGAATTAGAAGGCTTAACTTTAGAACAGTTACACATTATACCAGCTGGTTTTAAAAACAATATTGCTTGGAATGTGGCACATTTAGTGGTTACGCAACAGGTTTTAAACTACAAATTAGCAGGTTTAAACTGTTTATGTCCAGATGAGTTAATTGAAGATTATAAAAAAGGAACAGTACCAACAAAAACCTTTACAGAAGAAGAGTTTGAAGAAGTTAAAGAGTTGCTTTTAGGCTTGCCAGATACTTTGCAAGAAGATTACGAAGCTGGTATTTTTGAGGATTTTGCAGAATACCCAACAAGTACTGGTTTTATACTTAATTCTATAGAGGCTTCTATTTCTTTTAACAATTTTCACGAAGGAATTCACTACGGAATTATAAGATCTATCAAGAAATTTTTATAGGTTTCTTAGAAGCTATTTCCAGCTTTCACTACTCGTTTTTTTTGAGATGCTAAAAAACAGCATCTCAAAAAAGAGCTCAAACAATTAGCCTGCCTTGAGCTTGACGAAAGGTTCAATCTGGGTTAAACTAGTTTGCCTATTTATAGCAATCTAAAATCTTCAATACATTTTAAAGATGAAATTCAACACCAAAACCATTCACGGAGGTCAAAAACCAGAAGAAACTACCGGAGCCATAATGCCACCGGTTTTTTTAACCTCTACTTTTGCGAAAACTAGCCCTACAGAACACAAAGGATTCGAATATTCTAGAGGAGGAAACCCTACAAGAGCTGCTTTAGAAAATAGTTTAGCAGCATTAGAAAACGGAACCCACGGATTTGCATTTGCATCTGGTTTGGCAGCAATAGATGCCGTTTTACGGTTACTAAATCCGGGAGATGAAATTATTGCAGGAGACGATTTGTATGGCGGTAGTTATAGAATGTTTACCAAGTTGTTTCAAAAATACGGATTAGAGTTTTCTTTTGTAAACATGGACGATGTTAAAAATATTACAGATGCCATTACAGAAAACACAAAACTAGTTTGGATAGAAACACCAACAAATCCGTTAATGAAAATTGCCGATATAAAAGCAATTTCATTAGCCGTAAAAGATATTGATTCTAGTATTTTAATAGGAGTAGATAATACATTTGCTACGCCTTATTTACAGCAACCGTTAAATTTAGGAACCGATATTGTAATGCATTCTGCAACAAAATATCTTGGTGGTCATAGCGATTTAATTATGGGAGCTTTAATTGTAAAAGATAAAAAGCTAGCAGAAGACATTCATTTTATTCAATATGCCGCAGGCGCAATTTCAGGACCAATGGACTCTTTTTTAGCATTAAGAGGTATAAAAACGTTACATATAAGAATGCAGCGACATTGTGAAAACGGAATTGTAGTGGCTCAATTTCTAGAAAAGCATCCAAAAGTAAGTGTGGTATATTATCCAGGTTTAGAAAATCATCCAAATTACAAATTGGCAAAAAGTCAAATGAACGGTTTTGGCGGAATGGTTTCTTTTCGATTAAAAGAGGAGACTCAAGAAGCAGCATATGTATTTTTAGAAAACACTAAAATATTTACGTTAGCAGAATCTTTAGGCGGCGTAGAAAGTTTATCTAATCACCCAATAAGTATGTCTCATGGTTCTATTCCTGCTCCAGAAAAAGAACGAATGGGTATTACAAATTCTTTAATTCGTTTAAGTGTTGGTATAGAAGATATAGAAGACATACTTGCAGATTTAGAACAAGCGTTAAAGTCATAAAAAAAAAGAGCCAATTGGCTCTTTTTTTTGTCAATCTGAATTTATTTCAGATTGTTATAATTTTCGAATTTCAGTAAGTTGAGATACTGAAACAAGTTCAGTATGACAAGATGGAATCCTTTTTAGAAAGCCTTTTTATGTCAATCTGAATTTATTTCAGATTCTTATGAAGATTGAATTTTAGAAACTAGAGATGCTAAAACAAGTTTAGCATCTCTAGTTTTTATACTTATTCAGGATTCTTAACAGTAAAAACATTTCCATCTAAGTAGTAATTAGCTCGTAATTTTAATTCTTGAGAATAGTAAATAATGTTTTCTGGTTGTTGTTTTAGTAAGTAATTACCAGTGTCCCATTTATTGTTTTTATTTTTATCAATAATAGCTCTTATATAATATGTTTTAGGTTCTAAAAGATTGTATTGTATTTGTCCAGAATCTGTAATAAAGCGTCTTTCTATAAGTTTATCTTTGTTTTTTCCTTCTAAAAGTTCAATAATTAAATGATTAGAAGTTTCATTTACAATATCCATTGTAATTCTTCCGTAATCTTCAATATCTTTTGTAGTAAATTTAAAATTTAAAGTGTCATTTTTTTGTTCAAAGATATCAGAAATAGCGTCAGGCATTATTTTTAAAGCGTATTTCTGTTTTGGTGTTATATCAAAAACAAATGCTACTTTGTTCTCTATATTAGAAATAATACTAACAAAAGGAACTGATAATGTATCTTTATCTACCAATGTAATTTTGCTTGTATCAATGTTTACAAGTGGGTTATTTCCTCTTATAAAAAAAGTGTCTCTAAGGTGCAGTGTTCCGCTTGTAGAAGAGTTTAAAATTAAGGAGTCTATTTTCTTTTTACGAAGGTTTACAGTAACGGTATCTATAAATTTGTCGTTTGTAACTATAAAATTTAAAGAATCAGCGTCAAAAGGTTTGTACCAGTAATTTAATGTGTCTTTGCCTATTTCTAGCTTAGAAACACTTCTAAAGTCTTCTGGAGTATCAGAAATAATTTGAACTTTTAAATCTTTTATAACACCTTCATAACCAAATTCAATTTTACCTCTTGTAATTTCTTTGCCACGTTTAAATGAATAAGGTTGTGTTTCTTTAAATAATACTATTGGTTTTTTTATAATACTATCTCTAGGTAGAGTTATGGTGTCTGTAAAAAAACCTATTTTATCTTCCCTAGGATTAAAAAGGTAATCGTTGGCAGTTTCTTTTAGAGCAACCATTAAATACTTACCTTCTTTTAAGTTACTAAGGTTAAAAAGAGAGGTATCTAAAGAACTTGTTACATAATTTGGTTTCTTTTTAAAAACGATAGAATCTGTAAAAGAACTATCTATTTTATATAATAGCACATTAATGTTTTTTTGACTTTCATCTAAATAAGCATCTTTAATTTTACCCGAAGTAGAAAGAGAATCTATATATGTTCCGGTAGAGAAAACATATTTAAAACTTTCCAGTTTATTTCCTTCATTATTGTCTTCAATAGCGTTACCAAAGTTTATAATATACGTGGTGTTTTCTTGTAAAGTATCAACAATTTGGATGTTTAAAAATTTACTTGCCGTACCTTGTGGGGTAACTAATAAAGGAGTTTTTAAAGGAGGAGAAACAATAAGTTGTTTGTTTAAGTCCTTTAATTTTATAAACTCGTTAAAGTTTAATCTAATTTCCTTTTTATCAAAATTAAGCGTTTTGTAGGGTGGGGAAGAGGTTACAAACAAAGGTGCGTCCTCGTCTTTTGGCCCACCTTCTGGGTTTCCTGTTTTTGCGCAGTTGGATAAAATTACAATTGAAATGCTAAAAAAAATAAATCTAAAAATGTGTTTCACAAAAAGTAAATTTTATACAAATTAACAATATATTTTTGACTTAAAAATCATAAAGTTTATTCGGTGTATGCCATTGTTAAAATACTAATTTTTACACCTTCTATTTTTTGAAGCTCTTTTGCACAAGCTTCTAAGGTTGCACCTGTTGTTATCACATCATCAATGAGTAAAATATGTTTGTTTTTTAAGGCTGTTAAGTTAGATAACTGAAATTTTGTGTCATTATTATTAAAACGTTCAAAACGAGCTTTAAAAGTTTGGGTTTTTGAGGTTGATGTTCTTAGCAAAATGTTTTCTACAAATGGTTTTTCTAAGTGATGACTTAAAGTTTCTCCAAATTTTGAAACTTGATTATAACCTCTTTCTCTTCGTTTTTTTGGGTGTAAGGGCACGGGGATAATAACATCAACATCTAAAAATTCATTATTTTCTATTAAGATTTCTCCAAGCCAATTGCCAAAAAAGACACCTACCTCTTCATTTCCTTTGTATTTTAATTCGTGAATTAATTTTTTAGTAATTCCTGTTTTTCTGTAAAATAATAATGAATTTGCTTTTTCTATGATTATTCTTCCATAGAATGTTTTCGTTATTTTGTTTTCACAATAGTTAGTAAAATTAGTCAAAGGCAAGTCATGCCTACAAAAGGTACATATTGCATTTTCATTATTAATGAGTTGATTATTGCAATTAGCACATAATTTAGGGTAAAAAAGATTGAATAAGTCTTTTAAAATTCGCATTTTTACAAAGCCTTTTTTTAGAAAGATAACACTATAATTTAAGAATAAGATTTGAACAACAGGATAAATTTTTTAAAAGAGTCTATAAAAAACTTAAAAACATTAGGAACCGTTACACCGAGTTCTCGGTTTTTGGCGGAAAGAATGTTAAAAGGAATCGATTTTTCTAAAGTAGAAGTTTTGGTAGAATTGGGTCCGGGAAACGGAGCAATTACCAAGCTTATATTACAAAAATTGCCAGCAAATGCTACTTTAATTTGTTTTGAGATAAATGATAATTTTTATAAAGAACTATCACAAATAGAAAACAAACAACTTATTGTTATTAAATCATCTGCAGAAAAAATTGAAGAAGAGTTAAAGAAATTAAACTTTAATAAAACCTGTCATATTATTTCTAGTTTACCGTTAACAATTATTCCAGAAGAAGTTACAGATGAAATTTTAGAGAAATCTTTTCATGTTTTAGCAGATAATGGAACCTTTATTCAGTTTCAGTATAGTTTAACGTATTTTAAAAAACTTAAAAATGTGTTTAATCAATCTATATCTTTAGGTTTTGAACCCTTAAACTTCCCTCCAGCCTTTGTTTATCATTGTAAAAAAGTAGGTTAGATTTTTATTGGTAAATTTTTAGATTGATGTATATTTGTCGCATTATGGCAAAACAAGAAGATCAATTTAAAAAAGTTTTATCGCACGCTAAAGAATACGGTTATGTTTTTCAGTCTTCTGAAATATATGATGGTTTAAGTGCGGTTTACGATTATGCTCAAAACGGAGTTGAGCTAAAGAAAAATATTAGAGATTACTGGTGGAAAGCAATGGTGCAAATGCACGAAAACATTGTGGGTATAGATGCTTCTATTTTAATGCACCCAACAACTTGGAAAGCTTCTGGGCATGTAGATGCATTTAACGATCCTTTAATTGACAATAAAGATTCTAAAAAACGTTACAGAGCCGATGTTTTAATTGAAGACTATTGTGCTAAAATAGAAGGAAAAATAAATAAAGAAGTTGCTAAAGCAGAAAAACGTTTTGGTGAAGCCTTTAATAAAGAAGAATTTGTTGCAACCAACGGAAGAGTTGTTGGTTATCAAGAAAAAATAAATACCATTTTAGCAAGAATGGGTGCGTCTTTAGAAAAAGAAGACTTAGCCGATGTAAAGCTATTAATTGAAGAATTAGAAATTGCAGATCCTTTAACAGGTTCTAGAAATTGGACAGACGTTAAACAGTTCAATTTAATGTTTGGTACAAAATTAGGTGCATCTGCAGAAACTGCAATGGATTTATATTTAAGACCAGAAACGGCGCAAGGAATTTTTGTAAATTTCTTAAACGTGCAAAAAACAGGAAGAATGAAAATTCCTTTTGGTATTGCACAAACCGGTAAAGCATTTAGAAATGAAATTGTTGCAAGACAGTTTATTTTTAGAATGCGTGAGTTTGAACAAATGGAAATGCAATTTTTTGTAAAACCAGGCACTCAAAAAGAATGGTACGATCAATGGAAAGAAACGCGTTTAAAATGGCATTTATCTCTAGGGATGGGCGCAGAGAACTACCGTTTTCATGACCACGATAAATTAGCACATTACGCAGATGCAGCGGCAGATATTGAATTTAATTTCCCATTCGGATTTAAAGAATTAGAAGGTATTCACTCTCGTACAGATTTTGATTTAAAAGCACATGAAAAATTTTCTGGTAAGAAATTACAGTATTTCGATCATGAAGAAAATAAAAGTTACACACCGTATGTAGTAGAAACTTCTATTGGTTTAGATAGAATGTTCTTAGCTGTTTTTTCTAACTCTCTACAAGAGGAAGAATTAGAAAACGGAACAACAAGAACCGTTTTAAAATTGCCATCTGTTTTAGCACCTTTTAAAGCAGCTATTTTTCCTTTAGTTAAAAAGGATGGTTTGCCAGAAGTTGCCCGTGAAATTATGGATGATTTAAAATGGGATTTTAACGTTTTTTATGATGAAAAAGATGCCGTTGGTAAACGTTACAGACGTCAGGATGCAGCAGGAACACCATTTTGTATTACTGTAGATCATGAGACTTTAGAAGATAAATGTGTTACTATAAGACATAGAGATACGATGGAACAAAAAAGAGTTGCTATTGCAGATTTAAAAGAAATTATTAAAGCAGAAGTAGCTGTAAAGACTTGGTTACAGAAAATGTAATTCAATTTTTTAAGGATAAAAAAAAGCTGAATCTCAATTGAGATTCAGCTTTTTTTTTGATATAATTTTTTGTTACTAGCTTTTAAAGGCATTATTCTTTTGATGCAATAGAAGCTTTATAAAGTTCTCCGCCAGCAATACCGCTAACAAAAGAAGCTAAATCTTCTTTAGATGTTGTATTTGCATCAAACTCAATGTTTGCAATACTATCGGTAAAAATTACTTTGGCATCTATAACACCTTCTTTTTTAGATAATTTAGATTGTATTGTTCTTGCACAACCAATTTGACAAGTCATACCAGAAATAGCTAAAGAAACATTTTGTTTGTTAACAGGCAGTATTTCTTTTTTTGCTTCACTTTTGCAGCCAATTAAAACGAAACAAGCAAGTAGAAAAGCAAATAATATTTTTTTAATTTTCATAAAAATAGATTTAGAATATAAATATTTGAGTTAAAAAATAATTTGAATAAACCCTTAA
Protein-coding regions in this window:
- a CDS encoding DinB family protein, which encodes MNIQFDLLRTSRTLVLKELEGLTLEQLHIIPAGFKNNIAWNVAHLVVTQQVLNYKLAGLNCLCPDELIEDYKKGTVPTKTFTEEEFEEVKELLLGLPDTLQEDYEAGIFEDFAEYPTSTGFILNSIEASISFNNFHEGIHYGIIRSIKKFL
- a CDS encoding DUF4252 domain-containing protein yields the protein MKHLATILFAFFITAVSAQEAKFENFYNSNNEKSTFSINLSASLAGSFLDSENDDDLMNIIRKSSDFKLMIFNNEDSNLSKDFRKFSRKNNLKTLARVKENGSKAELFFIEKGNYIREIIIRANSDSDKMVLFGLKTKITHDELAAMISSSDVKYSSN
- a CDS encoding arsenate reductase family protein encodes the protein MKKVYFLQTCDTCRRILKEVNTDGFERQEIKANNITAAQLEEMYTLSGSYEALFNKRAKLYKSMDLKNQVLSEADYKQFLLDEYTFLKRPVFIVDNEIFIGNSKKVIETLKEKIG
- a CDS encoding class I SAM-dependent methyltransferase, which encodes MNNRINFLKESIKNLKTLGTVTPSSRFLAERMLKGIDFSKVEVLVELGPGNGAITKLILQKLPANATLICFEINDNFYKELSQIENKQLIVIKSSAEKIEEELKKLNFNKTCHIISSLPLTIIPEEVTDEILEKSFHVLADNGTFIQFQYSLTYFKKLKNVFNQSISLGFEPLNFPPAFVYHCKKVG
- a CDS encoding cation transporter, which codes for MKIKKILFAFLLACFVLIGCKSEAKKEILPVNKQNVSLAISGMTCQIGCARTIQSKLSKKEGVIDAKVIFTDSIANIEFDANTTSKEDLASFVSGIAGGELYKASIASKE
- a CDS encoding glycosyltransferase family 4 protein, whose translation is MKPILIHTHFHKRRTGVTRSIENVLPFFNKEYETYIYGYNVEGEKITTSRLRKLLFSDREVVVHCHRNNEIMRMLFLRFLGAKFTLIATRHAETTPSGLTLKLLKKADKVVTLIESMSKNLGIKNTIVGHGVNVNLFSPKKNVTLKNIQQENIILCAGRVRKAKGQVVLLEAAKVLKEHKNWALVIVGKIDKPAFLEELKTISKKHHIAGQVYFVDETSEIVSYYQASKIAVVPSFSEGFSLVTAEAMSCGCSVIATKNVGVHSSLIHSNKNGYLVEAGNISELEMLLSKSLKNEIPLLGKEAREEIIKNWSAQKEAENLMAIYKKI
- a CDS encoding cystathionine gamma-synthase, encoding MKFNTKTIHGGQKPEETTGAIMPPVFLTSTFAKTSPTEHKGFEYSRGGNPTRAALENSLAALENGTHGFAFASGLAAIDAVLRLLNPGDEIIAGDDLYGGSYRMFTKLFQKYGLEFSFVNMDDVKNITDAITENTKLVWIETPTNPLMKIADIKAISLAVKDIDSSILIGVDNTFATPYLQQPLNLGTDIVMHSATKYLGGHSDLIMGALIVKDKKLAEDIHFIQYAAGAISGPMDSFLALRGIKTLHIRMQRHCENGIVVAQFLEKHPKVSVVYYPGLENHPNYKLAKSQMNGFGGMVSFRLKEETQEAAYVFLENTKIFTLAESLGGVESLSNHPISMSHGSIPAPEKERMGITNSLIRLSVGIEDIEDILADLEQALKS
- a CDS encoding phosphoribosyltransferase family protein; this encodes MTNFTNYCENKITKTFYGRIIIEKANSLLFYRKTGITKKLIHELKYKGNEEVGVFFGNWLGEILIENNEFLDVDVIIPVPLHPKKRRERGYNQVSKFGETLSHHLEKPFVENILLRTSTSKTQTFKARFERFNNNDTKFQLSNLTALKNKHILLIDDVITTGATLEACAKELQKIEGVKISILTMAYTE
- a CDS encoding Ig-like domain-containing protein, whose amino-acid sequence is MKHIFRFIFFSISIVILSNCAKTGNPEGGPKDEDAPLFVTSSPPYKTLNFDKKEIRLNFNEFIKLKDLNKQLIVSPPLKTPLLVTPQGTASKFLNIQIVDTLQENTTYIINFGNAIEDNNEGNKLESFKYVFSTGTYIDSLSTSGKIKDAYLDESQKNINVLLYKIDSSFTDSIVFKKKPNYVTSSLDTSLFNLSNLKEGKYLMVALKETANDYLFNPREDKIGFFTDTITLPRDSIIKKPIVLFKETQPYSFKRGKEITRGKIEFGYEGVIKDLKVQIISDTPEDFRSVSKLEIGKDTLNYWYKPFDADSLNFIVTNDKFIDTVTVNLRKKKIDSLILNSSTSGTLHLRDTFFIRGNNPLVNIDTSKITLVDKDTLSVPFVSIISNIENKVAFVFDITPKQKYALKIMPDAISDIFEQKNDTLNFKFTTKDIEDYGRITMDIVNETSNHLIIELLEGKNKDKLIERRFITDSGQIQYNLLEPKTYYIRAIIDKNKNNKWDTGNYLLKQQPENIIYYSQELKLRANYYLDGNVFTVKNPE
- a CDS encoding glycine--tRNA ligase, giving the protein MAKQEDQFKKVLSHAKEYGYVFQSSEIYDGLSAVYDYAQNGVELKKNIRDYWWKAMVQMHENIVGIDASILMHPTTWKASGHVDAFNDPLIDNKDSKKRYRADVLIEDYCAKIEGKINKEVAKAEKRFGEAFNKEEFVATNGRVVGYQEKINTILARMGASLEKEDLADVKLLIEELEIADPLTGSRNWTDVKQFNLMFGTKLGASAETAMDLYLRPETAQGIFVNFLNVQKTGRMKIPFGIAQTGKAFRNEIVARQFIFRMREFEQMEMQFFVKPGTQKEWYDQWKETRLKWHLSLGMGAENYRFHDHDKLAHYADAAADIEFNFPFGFKELEGIHSRTDFDLKAHEKFSGKKLQYFDHEENKSYTPYVVETSIGLDRMFLAVFSNSLQEEELENGTTRTVLKLPSVLAPFKAAIFPLVKKDGLPEVAREIMDDLKWDFNVFYDEKDAVGKRYRRQDAAGTPFCITVDHETLEDKCVTIRHRDTMEQKRVAIADLKEIIKAEVAVKTWLQKM